In one window of Calypte anna isolate BGI_N300 chromosome 1, bCalAnn1_v1.p, whole genome shotgun sequence DNA:
- the TENT5C gene encoding terminal nucleotidyltransferase 5C — protein sequence MAGKGSDADHMSCSVLNWEQVSRLHEVLTEVVPIHGRGNFPTLKITLKDIVQTVRSRLSEAGIVVRDVRLNGSAAGHVLVKDNGLGCKDLDLIFQVSLPSEGEFQLVRDVVLRSLLNFLPEGVSKLKISPVTLKEAYIQKLVKVYTESDRWSLISLSNKHGKNVELKFVDCIRRQFEFSVDSFQIILDSLLFYYDYSETPMSEHFHPTVIGESMYGDFEAAFDHLQNKLIATKNPEEIRGGGLLKYSNLLVRDFRPMDKDEIKTLERYMCSRFFIDFPDILDQQRKLETYLHNHFSKEERSKYDYLMILRRVVNESTVCLMGHERRQTLNLISLLALKVLAEQNVIPNATNVTCYYQPAPYVSDVNFSNYYLASAPMPYSQSYPTWLPCN from the coding sequence ATGGCAGGCAAAGGAAGTGATGCAGACCATATGTCATGCAGTGTACTGAACTGGGAGCAGGTCAGCCGCCTGCATGAGGTTCTTACAGAGGTGGTTCCAATCCATGGACGAGGTAACTTCCCGACACTGAAGATAACTCTGAAAGACATCGTTCAAACTGTTCGGAGCAGGCTGAGTGAAGCAGGGATTGTGGTACGTGATGTCCGTCTGAATGGCTCTGCAGCTGGTCATGTCCTAGTCAAGGATAATGGGCTGGGATGCAAAGACCTGGATCTCATTTTTCAAGTTTCTCTCCCAAGTGAGGGAGAGTTTCAGTTAGTTCGAGATGTGGTGTTGCGATCCCTATTGAATTTCTTACCAGAAGGAGTAAGCAAGCTAAAAATTAGTCCAGTAACACTGAAGGAAGCCTACATCCAGAAACTAGTAAAAGTGTACACAGAGTCAGACCGCTGGAGCTTGATATCACTTTCCAACAAACATGGCAAGAATGTAGAGCTGAAGTTTGTAGACTGTATCCGACGACAGTTTGAGTTCAGTGTGGACTCCTTCCAAATCATACTGGATTCCCTGCTCTTTTACTACGACTACTCGGAAACCCCCATGTCTGAGCACTTCCATCCAACTGTGATTGGGGAGAGCATGTATGGAGACTTTGAAGCAGCTTTTGATCACCTCCAGAACAAGTTGATAGCTACAAAAAATCCTGAAGAGATCCGAGGTGGTGGGCTTCTGAAGTACAGTAACCTCTTAGTGCGCGATTTCAGGCCCATGGATAAGGATGAGATCAAGACATTAGAGCGCTACATGTGCTCCCGGTTCTTCATAGACTTCCCAGACATCCTGGATCAGCAGCGCAAGCTGGAGACCTACCTCCACAACCACTTCTCCAAAGAAGAGAGGAGCAAATATGACTACCTCATGATTTTGCGCAGGGTGGTGAATGAGAGCACCGTCTGTCTCATGGGACACGAGCGAAGGCAGACTCTCAACTTGATTTCACTGCTAGCACTCAAAGTGCTGGCAGAACAAAACGTCATCCCGAATGCCACTAATGTCACCTGTTATTACCAGCCAGCACCCTACGTTAGTGATGTAAACTTCAGCAACTACTATCTTGCAAGTGCTCCTATGCCATACAGCCAGTCCTACCCCACTTGGTTGCCTTGCAATTGA